A single window of Malus sylvestris chromosome 5, drMalSylv7.2, whole genome shotgun sequence DNA harbors:
- the LOC126621313 gene encoding uncharacterized protein LOC126621313, which translates to MCIAVFVWRNHPVYPFLLLLNRDEFHSRPTEPLAWWEGGEILGGRDGLAGGTWLACTRDGKVAFITNVREVQKLAQAKSRGDLPVRFLESKKSPMEFADEVVEEADQYNGFNLVLADLCSRTMVYVTNRPKEDRNFVTEVSPGIHVLSNAQLDSPWPKAQLLGDSFRETLTESSGDDLPIKLMVEKLMTNTVKVEDESLLPHIYPPELEYHLSSIFVEKAPPLGHYGTRSTSALSVKTNGDVSYYERYQENQVWKEGTVTYQIGDVCNL; encoded by the exons ATGTGTATAGCTGTGTTCGTGTGGCGAAATCACCCAGTTTACCCCTTCCTTTTGCTGCTCAACAGGGACGAGTTTCACAGCAG gcCAACAGAGCCTCTGGCATGGTGGGAAGGAGGGGAGATCTTAGGGGGAAGAGATGGATTGGCAGGTGGGACATGGCTGGCTTGCACCAGAGATGGTAAGGTGGCTTTTATCACAAATGTTAGAGAAGTTCAGAAGCTTGCTCAAGCTAAGAGCAGAGGGGACCTTCCGGTTCGATTCTTGGAG AGCAAGAAGAGTCCCATGGAGTTCGCCGATGAAGTTGTGGAGGAGGCGGATCAATACAACGGGTTTAACCTGGTATTGGCCGATCTTTGTTCTAGGACCATGGTTTATGTAACCAACAGACCGAAGGAGGACAGGAATTTTGTCACTGAGGTCTCTCCCGGGATCCATGTCTTGTCAAATGCACAACTAGATTCTCCTTGGCCTAAG GCTCAACTACTAGGCGATAGTTTCAGAGAGACACTTACGGAATCCAGCGGCGACGATCTTCCGATAAAATTAATGGTTGAGAAACTAATGACGAACACGGTTAAAGTCGAGGACGAAAGCCTCCTGCCTCACATATATCCTCCAGAACTGGAGTACCATCTCAGCTCCATATTTGTGGAGAAAGCCCCTCCGTTG GGACACTATGGCACTCGAAGCACCTCGGCATTGTCTGTGAAGACAAATGGGGATGTTAGCTACTACGAGAGATATCAGGAAAATCAAGTGTGGAAAGAAGGAACAGTAACTTATCAGATTGGAGATGTCTGTAACTTGTAA
- the LOC126621308 gene encoding protein EXORDIUM-like 5 codes for MPLSNLASLLLLLLLIATTTFFSRANAAATPSVQTLNTHELFNPKLPPRTLSSNKKFEGSSNLVDLRYHMGPVLSSSPINIYLIWYGKWAPPQKLLITDFIHSISGAPSASPSVAEWWRTVSLYTDQTGANVSRSVVVAGQYSDMKYSHGNHLTRLSVQQVIASSVRSAPFPVDHKHGVYLILTSEDVTVQDFCRAVCGFHYFTFPSMVGHTLPYAWIGNSGKQCPEVCAYPFAIPGYMGGGGPGALSPPNRDVGVDGMISVIGHELAELASNPLVNAWYAGEDPTAPTEIGDLCEGLYGSGGGGGYIGQVMRDREGRTFNVNGSKGRKFLLQWIWSPVLKACAGPNALD; via the coding sequence ATGCCGCTCTCCAATCTcgcctccctcctcctcctcctcctcctcatcgcCACCACCACATTCTTCTCCCGTGCCAATGCTGCCGCCACTCCCTCCGTCCAAACCCTAAACACCCATGAGCTCTTCAACCCCAAGCTCCCTCCCCGCACCCTCTCCTCCAATAAGAAATTCGAGGGCTCCTCCAACCTCGTCGACCTCCGCTACCACATGGGCCCCGTCCTCTCCTCCTCCCCCATCAACATCTACCTCATCTGGTACGGTAAGTGGGCCCCGCCCCAAAAGCTCCTCATCACCGACTTCATCCACTCCATCTCCGGCGCTCCTTCCGCATCCCCCTCCGTCGCGGAGTGGTGGCGCACTGTCTCCCTGTACACCGACCAGACCGGCGCCAACGTCTCACGCTCCGTCGTCGTCGCCGGCCAGTACTCCGACATGAAGTACTCCCACGGGAATCACCTCACCCGCCTCTCCGTCCAGCAGGTCATCGCCTCCTCCGTCCGATCCGCCCCCTTCCCAGTCGATCACAAGCACGGCGTCTACCTAATCCTCACTTCCGAGGATGTCACCGTTCAGGACTTCTGTCGAGCCGTTTGTGGGTTCCATTACTTCACCTTCCCCTCCATGGTGGGCCACACTCTGCCATACGCCTGGATCGGAAACTCTGGCAAGCAATGCCCGGAAGTCTGCGCCTACCCGTTCGCTATCCCAGGGTACATGGGTGGCGGCGGGCCCGGGGCGCTGTCCCCGCCCAACAGGGACGTGGGCGTGGACGGGATGATCAGCGTGATTGGGCACGAGCTCGCTGAGCTTGCGTCCAACCCGCTGGTGAATGCGTGGTACGCCGGGGAGGACCCGACGGCGCCGACGGAGATCGGGGACTTGTGCGAAGGGTTGTACGGGAGCGGTGGCGGTGGCGGGTACATTGGGCAGGTGATGAGGGATAGGGAAGGGAGGACGTTCAATGTGAACGGAAGCAAAGGGAGGAAGTTTTTGTTGCAGTGGATTTGGAGCCCTGTTTTGAAGGCCTGCGCTGGGCCTAATGCTTTGGACTAG
- the LOC126621321 gene encoding metallothionein-like protein 4B gives MADTTTAGGLSASCNDRCGCTNPCPGGASCKCTTTSDTTSGGDHMTCSCGEHCSCNPCTCAESVVTAGKAKCTCGAGCACVSCAA, from the exons ATGGCAGATACAACCACAGCGGGGGGTCTCAGTGCCAGCTGCAACGACCGATGTGGCTGCACTAATCCGTGCCCCGGTGGCGCCTCTTGCAA GTGCACAACCACCTCCGACACCACAAGCGGGGGCGACCACATGACATGCTCCTGTGGCGAGCACTGCAGCTGCAACCCATGCACTTGCGCTGAGAGCGTCGTCACGGCTGGCAAGGCCAAATGCACGTGTGGCGCGGGCTGCGCATGCGTCTCTTGCGCAGCCTAA
- the LOC126621293 gene encoding uncharacterized protein LOC126621293 isoform X2, translating into MGKVVERKKKKGRPSLLDLQKRTLREQQEQLQQQQKRKPNSAPHSNPNYRTAPADSARASLRRSTRRNPDPDGNSNDEEEDEDEDEYASAGKRREKKLKLVLKLPPNNQKSSANSATRNSHGGGSESNDDDDGDYRTDRKRKINAIGDGSGLAHPQKGEKSIPAANPPSSLQGVATTLDPGPSTPLPDKKLLLFVLDRLQKKDTYGVFSEPVDPKELPDYHEVIEHPMDFGTVKKKLTSGVYSSLEQFEDDIFLICSNAMQYNAPDTIYFRQARSIQELAKKNFENLRQDSDDNESGPKVVRRGRPPTKNLHKKLGRPSLDRAGSEFSHATLATGAENATLDHKKGSHLSDKSGLTGSRNNDVYTNWLTDNKFERNDDVTGSTKANLKLGKKHFVFDENRRNTYNQSHPSASGQESSVLTTFDGERKQLMAVGLHSDYGYARSLARFAANLGPVAWNIAAKKIERSLPPGVKFGPGWIGENDVAPNRPLQLASASLEKLSGHNSSEKPSGHNSSEKHVPSIPSANTSSPLPLSAATSSPPIVANKSPEPLPGKVETAEGSNAHTGFNMPSSNLGVMRPKSPFQIHQNSVFRPGINGFNGTYGLNIPAQMGKPVGVARPGGFNFQPSQMLDSVSRTNANFHPATSNSLTSEETKLSKTPGTISSSSSFPNSVNEATAARTMGTRPRPSWQGLSQQQKASSALSPQQKPDSVPPDLNVRFQSPGSPSSSRADSAQPDLALQL; encoded by the exons ATGGGTAAGGTagtggagaggaagaagaagaaaggacgGCCCTCTCTTTTGGATCTTCAAAAAAGGACTCTCAGAGAGCAGCAGGAGCAATTGCAACAGCAGCAGAAGCGAAAGCCCAACTCTGCCCCTCATTCCAACCCTAATTACAGGACTGCTCCTGCCGACTCTGCCCGCGCTTCCCTGCGTCGATCCACCCGCCGCAACCCTGACCCCGACGGTAATTCAAACGACGAGGAGGAGGATGAAGACGAAGACGAATACGCTTCGGCCGGGAAGCGCCGCGAGAAAAAACTCAAGCTCGTCCTCAAATTGCCCCCCAACAATCAGAAATCGTCGGCCAATTCCGCGACTCGGAACTCCCACGGCGGCGGCTCCGAGTCCAATGACGACGACGACGGCGACTACAGAACCGACCGGAAGCGCAAGATCAATGCGATCGGCGATGGATCTGGTCTCGCTCACCCTCAAAAG GGTGAGAAATCAATTCCTGCTGCAAACCCACCAAGCAGCCTCCAAG GAGTGGCTACAACGTTGGACCCTGGACCCTCTACCCCTTTGCCTGATAAAAAGTTGCTGCTGTTCGTTCTCGACAGGCTCCAAAA gaAGGACACGTACGGAGTGTTTTCTGAACCAGTGGACCCAAAAGAG CTCCCGGACTACCATGAAGTAATAGAGCACCCTATGGATTTCGGGACGGTGAAGAAGAAACTTACGAGTGGAGTGTACTCCAGTTTGGAACAGTTTGAG GATGATATTTTCTTAATCTGCTCCAATGCGATGCAGTACAATGCCCCAGATACCATATATTTTCGACAG GCACGCTCAATACAAGAGCTTGCGAAaaagaattttgaaaatttgaggcAAGACAGTGATGATAATGAATCAGGACCAAAGGTCGTAAGAAGAGGTAGACCACCAACAaaaaatttgcataaaaaactGGGCAGGCCTTCCCTGGACCGTGCTGGTTCAGAGTTCTCACATGCCACTCTTGCTACTGGGGCTGAAAACGCCACATTGGATCATAAAAAAGGATCTCATCTTTCAGACAAGTCTGGTTTGACAGGTTCACGGAATAATGATGTTTATACTAATTGGTTGACGGATAACAAGTTTGAGAGGAATGATGACGTCACAG GTTCCACGAAGGCTAATTTGAAGCTAGGGAAAAAACATTTTGTGTTTGATGAGAACAGGCGTAATACATATAATCAATCTCATCCTTCAGCCAGTGGACAAGAGTCATCTGTATTGACTACATTTGATGGAGAAAGGAAACAGCTAATGGCT GTAGGGCTTCACTCGGACTATGGTTATGCAAGGAGCCTGGCTCGATTTGCTGCAAATCTTGGACCTGTTGCATGGAACATTGCTGCAAAGAAGATCGAAAGGTCTTTGCCCCCTGGTGTTAAGTTCGGCCCAGGGTGGATTGGAGAAAATGATGTTGCGCCAAATAGGCCACTGCAATTAGCCTCAGCCTCACTAG AGAAGTTGTCGGGGCATAACTCATCAGAGAAGCCATCGGGACATAACTCATCAGAGAAGCATGTGCCTTCCATTCCTTCAGCAAATACAAGCAGTCCTCTTCCTCTGTCTGCTGCTACCTCATCACCCCCCATTGTTGCCAATAAATCTCCTGAACCCCTCCCTGGAAAAGTAGAAACTGCTGAAGGATCAAACGCTCATACTGGGTTTAATATGCCGAGCAGCAATCTTGGTGTAATGAGACCGAAGTCTCCATTTCAGATCCATCAGAATTCTGTATTCCGACCTGGGATCAACGGATTTAACGGCACATACGGATTAAACATTCCTGCTCAGATGGGAAAGCCAGTTGGAGTGGCCAGGCCCGGTGGTTTTAACTTCCAGCCGTCTCAAATGCTCGACTCAGTATCTAGGACTAACGCTAACTTCCATCCAGCTACTTCAAACAGCTTAACTTCAGAAGAAACTAAACTCTCCAAAACTCCAGGTACAATAAGCTCTTCCAGTTCATTTCCAAATTCAGTGAATGAGGCAACGGCAGCTCGGACAATGGGAACTCGTCCTCGGCCATCTTGGCAAGGGTTGTCACAACAGCAGAAAGCCAGTTCAGCATTGTCGCCACAACAAAAGCCCGACTCAGTTCCACCAGACCTGAATGTGAGGTTCCAGTCCCCAGGGTCCCCTAGTTCTAGCCGGGCTGATTCAGCGCAGCCGGATTTAGCATTGCAGCTCTGA
- the LOC126621303 gene encoding probable serine/threonine-protein kinase PIX13, with product MGNCWGSPVENPTPVTTGDLSTVVSNLSQTTSINISNLSQTTSNNTSSGECTVSRNSQFSAASGDEASAHGQILPTPNLRIFSFLELKVATRNFRPDTVLGEGGFGMVFKGWLEDKAPAKSGKSTVIAVKKLSSESLQGFEEWQSEVNFLGRLSHPNLVKLFGYCWEDKELLLVYEFMSKGSLENHLFGRGSAVQPLPWDTRIKVAIGAARGLEFLHTSEKQVIYRDFKASNILLDGSYTAKISDFGLAKMGPSASQSHVTTRVMGTYGYAAPEYVATGHLYVKSDVYGFGVVLIEILTGLRALDTHRPSGKQNLVDWIKPFLSDKRKLKGIMDPQLQGRYPSKAAFRISLLALKCIESEHRNRPSMKDVVEELERIESANELTREPRPRSTHPMTHRQGQKPLHHRSPLHPRQDGSQSYQQSHQVRVK from the exons atgggGAATTGTTGGGGTTCTCCAGTTGAAAACCCAACACCAGTAACTACTGGTGATCTCAGTACAG TGGTCAGCAACTTATCTCAGACAACCAGTATTAACATCAGCAACTTATCTCAGACAACCAGTAATAACACATCTTCAGGGGAGTGTACTGTTTCTCGGAATAGCCAGTTCTCCGCTGCAAGCGGCGACGAGGCCAGTGCACATGGGCAGATCTTACCCACCCCAAACTTGAGGATCTTCAGTTTTTTGGAGTTGAAGGTTGCAACCAGAAACTTCAGACCAGATACAGTGCTTGGGGAAGGAGGTTTTGGGATGGTCTTCAAAGGCTGGCTCGAGGACAAGGCGCCGGCCAAGTCAGGAAAATCAACAGTTATCGCGGTGAAAAAATTGAGTTCTGAGAGCTTGCAAGGATTTGAGGAATGGCAG TCAGAGGTGAATTTCTTAGGGCGACTATCTCATCCTAATCTTGTAAAGCTATTCGGATACTGTTGGGAGGATAAAGAGCTGCTGCTTGTCTATGAGTTCATGTCAAAGGGTAGCTTGGAAAACCATCTATTTGGAA GGGGATCGGCTGTTCAACCACTTCCATGGGATACACGGATTAAAGTTGCAATAGGAGCTGCTCGAGGCCTGGAATTCTTGCATACATCAGAGAAGCAAGTTATCTATAGAGATTTCAAAGCTTCAAATATACTTCTTGACGGG TCATATACTGCCAAGATATCCGACTTTGGCTTGGCAAAAATGGGTCCTTCAGCAAGTCAATCGCACGTGACAACACGGGTTATGGGTACATATGGTTATGCTGCTCCTGAGTATGTTGCCACAG GTCATCTGTATGTGAAGAGCGACGTGTATGGTTTTGGTGTTGTTTTGATCGAGATATTGACCGGCTTGAGGGCCCTTGATACACATCGTCCAAGTGGAAAACAGAATTTAGTAGACTGGATAAAACCATTTCTTTCAGACAAAAGAAAACTGAAAGGCATTATGGATCCCCAGCTGCAGGGAAGATATCCTTCCAAAGCTGCCTTTCGAATTTCTCTTCTTGCTCTAAAATGCATCGAATCTGAACACAGAAACAGGCCATCAATGAAGGATGTCGTGGAGGAATTGGAACGGATAGAATCTGCTAATGAACTTACAAGGGAACCAAGGCCTCGTTCTACTCATCCTATGACTCATCGACAAGGCCAGAAGCCGTTGCATCATCGCTCTCCACTTCACCCCAGGCAAGACGGATCTCAAAGCTACCAACAGTCACACCAGGTTCGAGTGAAGTAA
- the LOC126621293 gene encoding uncharacterized protein LOC126621293 isoform X1, translated as MGKVVERKKKKGRPSLLDLQKRTLREQQEQLQQQQKRKPNSAPHSNPNYRTAPADSARASLRRSTRRNPDPDGNSNDEEEDEDEDEYASAGKRREKKLKLVLKLPPNNQKSSANSATRNSHGGGSESNDDDDGDYRTDRKRKINAIGDGSGLAHPQKGEKSIPAANPPSSLQGVATTLDPGPSTPLPDKKLLLFVLDRLQKKDTYGVFSEPVDPKELPDYHEVIEHPMDFGTVKKKLTSGVYSSLEQFEDDIFLICSNAMQYNAPDTIYFRQARSIQELAKKNFENLRQDSDDNESGPKVVRRGRPPTKNLHKKLGRPSLDRAGSEFSHATLATGAENATLDHKKGSHLSDKSGLTGSRNNDVYTNWLTDNKFERNDDVTGSTKANLKLGKKHFVFDENRRNTYNQSHPSASGQESSVLTTFDGERKQLMAVGLHSDYGYARSLARFAANLGPVAWNIAAKKIERSLPPGVKFGPGWIGENDVAPNRPLQLASASLGQPSSSEPFPIRPNASSAATSYSVESNGDKLSEKLSGHNSSEKPSGHNSSEKHVPSIPSANTSSPLPLSAATSSPPIVANKSPEPLPGKVETAEGSNAHTGFNMPSSNLGVMRPKSPFQIHQNSVFRPGINGFNGTYGLNIPAQMGKPVGVARPGGFNFQPSQMLDSVSRTNANFHPATSNSLTSEETKLSKTPGTISSSSSFPNSVNEATAARTMGTRPRPSWQGLSQQQKASSALSPQQKPDSVPPDLNVRFQSPGSPSSSRADSAQPDLALQL; from the exons ATGGGTAAGGTagtggagaggaagaagaagaaaggacgGCCCTCTCTTTTGGATCTTCAAAAAAGGACTCTCAGAGAGCAGCAGGAGCAATTGCAACAGCAGCAGAAGCGAAAGCCCAACTCTGCCCCTCATTCCAACCCTAATTACAGGACTGCTCCTGCCGACTCTGCCCGCGCTTCCCTGCGTCGATCCACCCGCCGCAACCCTGACCCCGACGGTAATTCAAACGACGAGGAGGAGGATGAAGACGAAGACGAATACGCTTCGGCCGGGAAGCGCCGCGAGAAAAAACTCAAGCTCGTCCTCAAATTGCCCCCCAACAATCAGAAATCGTCGGCCAATTCCGCGACTCGGAACTCCCACGGCGGCGGCTCCGAGTCCAATGACGACGACGACGGCGACTACAGAACCGACCGGAAGCGCAAGATCAATGCGATCGGCGATGGATCTGGTCTCGCTCACCCTCAAAAG GGTGAGAAATCAATTCCTGCTGCAAACCCACCAAGCAGCCTCCAAG GAGTGGCTACAACGTTGGACCCTGGACCCTCTACCCCTTTGCCTGATAAAAAGTTGCTGCTGTTCGTTCTCGACAGGCTCCAAAA gaAGGACACGTACGGAGTGTTTTCTGAACCAGTGGACCCAAAAGAG CTCCCGGACTACCATGAAGTAATAGAGCACCCTATGGATTTCGGGACGGTGAAGAAGAAACTTACGAGTGGAGTGTACTCCAGTTTGGAACAGTTTGAG GATGATATTTTCTTAATCTGCTCCAATGCGATGCAGTACAATGCCCCAGATACCATATATTTTCGACAG GCACGCTCAATACAAGAGCTTGCGAAaaagaattttgaaaatttgaggcAAGACAGTGATGATAATGAATCAGGACCAAAGGTCGTAAGAAGAGGTAGACCACCAACAaaaaatttgcataaaaaactGGGCAGGCCTTCCCTGGACCGTGCTGGTTCAGAGTTCTCACATGCCACTCTTGCTACTGGGGCTGAAAACGCCACATTGGATCATAAAAAAGGATCTCATCTTTCAGACAAGTCTGGTTTGACAGGTTCACGGAATAATGATGTTTATACTAATTGGTTGACGGATAACAAGTTTGAGAGGAATGATGACGTCACAG GTTCCACGAAGGCTAATTTGAAGCTAGGGAAAAAACATTTTGTGTTTGATGAGAACAGGCGTAATACATATAATCAATCTCATCCTTCAGCCAGTGGACAAGAGTCATCTGTATTGACTACATTTGATGGAGAAAGGAAACAGCTAATGGCT GTAGGGCTTCACTCGGACTATGGTTATGCAAGGAGCCTGGCTCGATTTGCTGCAAATCTTGGACCTGTTGCATGGAACATTGCTGCAAAGAAGATCGAAAGGTCTTTGCCCCCTGGTGTTAAGTTCGGCCCAGGGTGGATTGGAGAAAATGATGTTGCGCCAAATAGGCCACTGCAATTAGCCTCAGCCTCACTAGGTCAGCCATCTTCATCAGAGCCCTTTCCCATTCGTCCAAATGCATCTTCTGCTGCAACATCTTACTCTGTTGAGTCTAACGGAGATAAATTGTCAGAGAAGTTGTCGGGGCATAACTCATCAGAGAAGCCATCGGGACATAACTCATCAGAGAAGCATGTGCCTTCCATTCCTTCAGCAAATACAAGCAGTCCTCTTCCTCTGTCTGCTGCTACCTCATCACCCCCCATTGTTGCCAATAAATCTCCTGAACCCCTCCCTGGAAAAGTAGAAACTGCTGAAGGATCAAACGCTCATACTGGGTTTAATATGCCGAGCAGCAATCTTGGTGTAATGAGACCGAAGTCTCCATTTCAGATCCATCAGAATTCTGTATTCCGACCTGGGATCAACGGATTTAACGGCACATACGGATTAAACATTCCTGCTCAGATGGGAAAGCCAGTTGGAGTGGCCAGGCCCGGTGGTTTTAACTTCCAGCCGTCTCAAATGCTCGACTCAGTATCTAGGACTAACGCTAACTTCCATCCAGCTACTTCAAACAGCTTAACTTCAGAAGAAACTAAACTCTCCAAAACTCCAGGTACAATAAGCTCTTCCAGTTCATTTCCAAATTCAGTGAATGAGGCAACGGCAGCTCGGACAATGGGAACTCGTCCTCGGCCATCTTGGCAAGGGTTGTCACAACAGCAGAAAGCCAGTTCAGCATTGTCGCCACAACAAAAGCCCGACTCAGTTCCACCAGACCTGAATGTGAGGTTCCAGTCCCCAGGGTCCCCTAGTTCTAGCCGGGCTGATTCAGCGCAGCCGGATTTAGCATTGCAGCTCTGA